In the genome of Streptomyces racemochromogenes, one region contains:
- a CDS encoding nucleobase:cation symporter-2 family protein, which produces MAATPRFRKDAVAVPEEKHPVDETLPPLKMFTSGLQHVAAMYAGVVAPPMIVGPAVGLSAAETAFLMGASLFTAGLATLLQTLGFWKIGAKLPFVNGVSFAGVTPMIAIGKGQGSDAIPIIFGAIIVAGVVGFIAAPYFGKLVRFFPPVVTGTVITLIGVSLLPVAFNWSQGGNRAAADYGSMKNIGMAALTLAIVLVMRKFLRGFLQQISILLGLVAGTLIALPLGMTSFDAVKNASVVGFPTPFHFGAPQFQVAAIVSMCIVMLVCMTESTADILALGKIVGRPADARTIEGGLRADTLGSALSPLFNGFMCSAFAQNIGLVAMTKVRSRFVVAAGGGILILLGLCPMAASVIGVVPLPVLGGAGVVLFGSVAASGIQTLAGAAMEKGENALIVAASVGIGLIPIAAPGFYHAFPKDLLVVLDSGISTGCVVAILLNLAFNHLGAKRDAAAEDAEAAAEPAFVH; this is translated from the coding sequence GTGGCCGCAACGCCCAGGTTTCGCAAAGATGCAGTCGCAGTACCGGAGGAGAAGCACCCGGTCGACGAGACCCTGCCTCCGCTGAAGATGTTCACGAGCGGTCTCCAGCACGTGGCGGCCATGTACGCGGGTGTCGTAGCCCCGCCCATGATCGTCGGACCGGCGGTCGGCCTCTCCGCCGCCGAGACCGCCTTCCTGATGGGCGCCTCGCTCTTCACCGCAGGGCTCGCCACCCTGCTCCAGACCCTCGGGTTCTGGAAGATCGGCGCCAAGCTGCCCTTCGTCAACGGCGTCTCCTTCGCCGGTGTGACCCCGATGATCGCCATCGGCAAGGGCCAGGGGAGCGACGCCATCCCCATCATCTTCGGCGCGATCATCGTCGCCGGAGTGGTCGGGTTCATAGCCGCCCCCTACTTCGGCAAGCTCGTACGCTTCTTCCCGCCCGTCGTCACCGGCACCGTCATCACCCTGATCGGCGTGTCCCTGCTGCCGGTGGCCTTCAACTGGTCGCAGGGCGGCAACCGCGCCGCCGCCGACTACGGCTCCATGAAGAACATCGGCATGGCGGCCCTCACCCTGGCGATCGTCCTGGTGATGCGGAAGTTCCTGCGCGGTTTCCTCCAGCAGATCTCCATTCTGCTGGGCCTGGTCGCCGGCACGCTGATCGCCCTCCCGCTGGGCATGACCAGCTTCGACGCCGTCAAGAACGCCTCCGTCGTCGGCTTCCCGACCCCCTTCCACTTCGGTGCCCCGCAGTTCCAGGTCGCCGCCATCGTCTCGATGTGCATCGTGATGCTGGTCTGCATGACCGAGTCGACCGCCGACATCCTGGCCCTCGGCAAGATCGTCGGCCGGCCCGCGGACGCGAGGACCATCGAGGGCGGCCTGCGCGCCGACACCCTCGGCAGCGCGCTCAGCCCGCTGTTCAACGGCTTCATGTGCAGCGCCTTCGCCCAGAACATCGGACTCGTGGCGATGACCAAGGTGCGCAGCCGCTTCGTCGTCGCCGCCGGCGGCGGCATCCTGATCCTGCTCGGCCTGTGTCCCATGGCCGCCTCCGTGATCGGGGTCGTCCCGCTGCCCGTCCTCGGCGGCGCCGGCGTGGTCCTCTTCGGTTCGGTCGCGGCCAGCGGCATCCAGACCCTGGCGGGCGCGGCCATGGAGAAGGGCGAGAACGCCCTGATCGTCGCCGCCTCCGTCGGCATCGGCCTGATCCCCATCGCCGCGCCCGGCTTCTACCACGCCTTCCCGAAGGACCTGCTCGTCGTCCTCGACTCCGGCATCAGCACCGGCTGCGTGGTGGCGATCCTGCTCAACCTGGCCTTCAACCACCTCGGTGCGAAGCGCGACGCGGCCGCGGAGGACGCGGAGGCCGCGGCGGAGCCGGCCTTCGTCCACTGA